A genomic segment from Diospyros lotus cultivar Yz01 chromosome 5, ASM1463336v1, whole genome shotgun sequence encodes:
- the LOC127801685 gene encoding stromal 70 kDa heat shock-related protein, chloroplastic gives MATSTAQIHVLGGNGFASSSSKHSTIRSPRTVFFGHGLGGRTASFRLPALSKSCRRSSGVAGPVRVVAEKVVGIDLGTTNSAVAAMEGGKPVIVTNSEGQRTTPSVVAYTKVGDLLVGQIAKRQAVVNSENTFFSVKRFIGRKMSEVGEEAKQVSDTVVRDENGNVKLQCPAMGKEFAAEEISAQVLRKLVDDASKFLNDKVTKAVVTVPAYFNDSQRTATKDAGRIAGLEVLRIINEPTAASLAYGFEKKNNETILVFDLGGGTFDVSVLEVGDGVFEVLSTSGDTHLGGDDFDKRIVDWLAAEFKRDEGIDLLKDKQALQRLTETAEKAKMELSSLTQTNISLPFITATADGPKHIETTLTRAKFEELCSDLLDRLKKPVETALRDAKLSFNDLDEVILVGGSTRIPAVQELVRRMTGKEPNVSVNPDEVVALGAAVQAGVLSGDVSNIVLLDVTPLSLGLETLGGVMTKIIPRNTTLPTSKSEVFSTAADGQTSVEINVLQGEREFVRDNKSLGSFRLDGIPPAPRGVPQIEVKFDIDANGILSVTAVDKGTGKKQDITITGASTLPGDEVERMVREAEKFAKEDKEKRDAIDTKNQADSVVYQTEKQLKDLGDKVPGPVKEKVEAKLEELKNAISGGSTQAIKDAMAALNQEVMQLGQSLYNQPGGAAPGAGPSPGGNADPSESSGKGPDGDVIDADFTDSK, from the exons CTGCCGGAGGAGTTCTGGCGTCGCAGGGCCGGTCAGGGTGGTGGCGGAAAAGGTGGTGGGGATCGACCTCGGCACGACCAACTCCGCCGTGGCGGCGATGGAGGGGGGCAAGCCTGTCATTGTGACGAACTCTGAGGGCCAGCGGACGACGCCGTCGGTGGTGGCTTATACCAAAGTCGGCGACCTGCTCGTGGGTCAAATTGCGAAGCGCCAGGCGGTGGTTAACTCTGAGAACACTTTCTTCTCCGTTAAGAGGTTTATTGGCAGGAAGATGTCGGAGGTCGGCGAGGAGGCCAAGCAGGTTTCCGACACTGTGGTCCGTGATGAGAATGGCAATGTCAAGCTCCAGTGCCCTGCCATGGGGAAGGAGTTTGCCGCCGAGGAAATTTCTGCTCAG GTTTTGAGAAAACTTGTGGATGATgcatcaaaatttttgaacGATAAAGTCACTAAAGCTGTAGTCACGGTACCTGCTTACTTCAATGATTCCCAAAGGACAGCAACAAAGGATGCAGGCCGGATTGCTGGTTTAGAAGTTCTACGAATTATAAATGAACCTACTGCTGCTTCACTGGCATATGGTtttgaaaagaagaacaatgaGACCATTCTGGTGTTTGATCTAGGAGGTGGCACCTTTGATGTTTCAG TTCTTGAGGTTGGCGATGGAGTGTTTGAGGTCCTTTCTACTTCTGGTGATACACATCTGGGTGGTGATGACTTCGACAAG AGAATTGTAGATTGGCTTGCTGCTGAGTTTAAAAGAGATGAAGGCATAGATCTTTTGAAGGACAAACAGGCTCTTCAGCGTCTAACTGAGACAGCAGAAAAAGCAAAAATGGAATTGTCATCTTTGACACAGACAAATATTAG TTTGCCTTTCATTACGGCAACTGCTGATGGGCCCAAACACATTGAAACCACCCTTACAAGGGCAAAGTTTGAAGAATTATGTTCCGACTTACTAGACAG GCTTAAAAAACCGGTTGAAACTGCTTTGAGGGATGCAAAACTTTCTTTTAATGATCTAGATGAAGTGATCCTTGTTGGGGGATCAACGCGTATTCCTGCTGTTCAGGAACTTGTTAGAAGAATGACTGGAAAGGAACCCAATGTGTCTGTAAATCCTGATGAAGTGGTTGCCCTTGGTGCTGCTGTTCAG GCTGGTGTTTTGTCTGGAGATGTCAGTAACATTGTCCTCCTTGATGTGACACCATTATCTCTGGGTTTGGAGACTCTTGGTGGTGTTATGACAAAAATTATCCCGAGAAACACAACACTGCCCACCTCAAAATCTGAGGTGTTCTCAACAGCTGCAGATGGGCAGACCAGTGTAGAGATTAATGTTCTCCAAGGTGAGAGAGAATTTGTTAGGGACAATAAATCTCTTGGTAGCTTCCGTCTGGACGGAATTCCTCCAGCCCCACGTGGAGTTCCTCAAATTGAAGTCAAGTTTGATATTGACGCAAATGGCATTCTATCTGTCACTGCTGTTGATAAAGGCACTGGGAAGAAGCAAGATATTACAATTACTGGTGCTAGCACCTTACCAGGTGATGAG GTAGAGAGAATGGTGAGAGAAGCTGAGAAGTTTGCCAAGGAAGACAAGGAAAAGAGAGATGCCATAGACACAAAGAACCAGGCAGATTCAGTTGTGTACCAAACAGAGAAGCAgctgaaggatttgggagacaAGGTTCCAGGTCCAGTGAAGGAAAAGGTTGAGGCAAAACTTGAAGAGCTCAAGAATGCAATCTCAGGGGGGTCAACTCAGGCCATTAAAGATGCCATGGCTGCCCTTAACCAGGAAGTAATGCAGCTTGGCCAATCCCTGTATAACCAGCCCGGTGGTGCAGCACCCGGTGCTGGGCCTTCACCTGGTGGCAATGCCGATCCTTCAGAATCATCGGGCAAGGGACCTGACGGGGATGTCATTGATGCAGACTTCACAGACAGCAAGTGA
- the LOC127801688 gene encoding uncharacterized protein LOC127801688 isoform X1, with protein MAEEEGGGGGGGCGEKNTATAMPTAMTPAGTPPGSAPGSPQNKVKLLCSHGGKILPRPAEGILKYVGGETRVVSVPRNINFSELMKKLAGLLDGHITVKYQLIPEELDVLVTVKSDEDLRHMFDEYDRFEGAGTSKLRVFLFPANPTTVADNQVSSIDPQAVEQRYIDAINGITRPGAVAKKQPHANGNPSPLGPSSAGSSPKSPESCMIDHSNHETVPQNSNHHGRVGPGMHRVKSSPSISNLASNQLQLQQQQPPHHHHQHCYPNYHQPHQQQQQQHHHHHGYHPPGGQPPERLMSVRSVGRADSWKYQVVIPTSPSNQYPPPISPVAAARHNRGGGGYCSKCTHWDDNGGYMGRKYDMTESRSPA; from the exons ATGGCGGAGGAGgaaggtggtggtggtggtggtggttgtggAGAGAAGAACACGGCCACCGCCATGCCCACGGCGATGACTCCAGCTGGCACGCCGCCGGGGTCGGCACCCGGGTCGCCGCAGAATAAGGTGAAGTTGCTGTGCAGCCACGGCGGGAAGATACTGCCGAGACCTGCCGAGGGAATTCTCAAGTATGTCGGCGGCGAGACCCGCGTCGTCTCTGTCCCCCGGAACATCAATTTTTCCG AGCTGATGAAGAAGCTTGCAGGTTTATTAGATGGACACATTACAGTGAAGTATCAGCTGATCCCGGAAGAGCTTGACGTTCTAGTCACAGTAAAATCCGACGAGGATCTCCGCCACATGTTCGACGAGTATGACCGGTTTGAAGGCGCTGGAACCTCCAAGCTTCGAGTCTTCCTCTTCCCGGCCAACCCCACCACTGTAGCGGACAACCAGGTGAGTTCCATCGACCCCCAGGCTGTTGAGCAGCGCTACATCGATGCCATCAATGGCATAACCCGCCCCGGAGCTGTGGCCAAGAAGCAGCCACACGCTAATGGGAACCCGTCCCCGCTCGGCCCCTCTTCTGCCGGCTCCTCCCCGAAGTCACCGGAGAGCTGCATGATAGACCACTCAAACCATGAAACCGTCCCACAAAACAGCAACCACCATGGCCGAGTTGGTCCTGGCATGCATAGAGTGAAGAGCTCGCCGAGCATATCCAACCTTGCCAGCAACCAGTTGCAgttgcagcagcagcaaccgccacaccaccaccaccaacacTGCTACCCGAACTACCATCAGCCCCatcaacagcagcagcagcagcatcacCACCATCACGGGTACCATCCTCCGGGAGGACAACCGCCTGAAAGGCTGATGTCAGTTAGGTCCGTGGGGAGAGCGGACTCCTGGAAATACCAGGTGGTGATTCCCACCAGCCCGAGCAACCAGTACCCGCCACCAATATCACCGGTGGCGGCGGCTAGACATAACCGGGGAGGTGGTGGGTACTGCAGCAAATGCACGCATTGGGATGACAACGGTGGGTATATGGGTAGGAAGTATGATATGACTGAGAGTCGGAGCCCGGCCTAA
- the LOC127801688 gene encoding uncharacterized protein LOC127801688 isoform X2, with translation MAEEEGGGGGGGCGEKNTATAMPTAMTPAGTPPGSAPGSPQNKVKLLCSHGGKILPRPAEGILKYVGGETRVVSVPRNINFSGLLDGHITVKYQLIPEELDVLVTVKSDEDLRHMFDEYDRFEGAGTSKLRVFLFPANPTTVADNQVSSIDPQAVEQRYIDAINGITRPGAVAKKQPHANGNPSPLGPSSAGSSPKSPESCMIDHSNHETVPQNSNHHGRVGPGMHRVKSSPSISNLASNQLQLQQQQPPHHHHQHCYPNYHQPHQQQQQQHHHHHGYHPPGGQPPERLMSVRSVGRADSWKYQVVIPTSPSNQYPPPISPVAAARHNRGGGGYCSKCTHWDDNGGYMGRKYDMTESRSPA, from the exons ATGGCGGAGGAGgaaggtggtggtggtggtggtggttgtggAGAGAAGAACACGGCCACCGCCATGCCCACGGCGATGACTCCAGCTGGCACGCCGCCGGGGTCGGCACCCGGGTCGCCGCAGAATAAGGTGAAGTTGCTGTGCAGCCACGGCGGGAAGATACTGCCGAGACCTGCCGAGGGAATTCTCAAGTATGTCGGCGGCGAGACCCGCGTCGTCTCTGTCCCCCGGAACATCAATTTTTCCG GTTTATTAGATGGACACATTACAGTGAAGTATCAGCTGATCCCGGAAGAGCTTGACGTTCTAGTCACAGTAAAATCCGACGAGGATCTCCGCCACATGTTCGACGAGTATGACCGGTTTGAAGGCGCTGGAACCTCCAAGCTTCGAGTCTTCCTCTTCCCGGCCAACCCCACCACTGTAGCGGACAACCAGGTGAGTTCCATCGACCCCCAGGCTGTTGAGCAGCGCTACATCGATGCCATCAATGGCATAACCCGCCCCGGAGCTGTGGCCAAGAAGCAGCCACACGCTAATGGGAACCCGTCCCCGCTCGGCCCCTCTTCTGCCGGCTCCTCCCCGAAGTCACCGGAGAGCTGCATGATAGACCACTCAAACCATGAAACCGTCCCACAAAACAGCAACCACCATGGCCGAGTTGGTCCTGGCATGCATAGAGTGAAGAGCTCGCCGAGCATATCCAACCTTGCCAGCAACCAGTTGCAgttgcagcagcagcaaccgccacaccaccaccaccaacacTGCTACCCGAACTACCATCAGCCCCatcaacagcagcagcagcagcatcacCACCATCACGGGTACCATCCTCCGGGAGGACAACCGCCTGAAAGGCTGATGTCAGTTAGGTCCGTGGGGAGAGCGGACTCCTGGAAATACCAGGTGGTGATTCCCACCAGCCCGAGCAACCAGTACCCGCCACCAATATCACCGGTGGCGGCGGCTAGACATAACCGGGGAGGTGGTGGGTACTGCAGCAAATGCACGCATTGGGATGACAACGGTGGGTATATGGGTAGGAAGTATGATATGACTGAGAGTCGGAGCCCGGCCTAA
- the LOC127802047 gene encoding uncharacterized protein LOC127802047 isoform X2, protein MYGYSKIKLIRSTKSRSLDFEDLLSLPTIPKPTGDQTIPNTTSFTLEETKQIKTTDYAKNTNTHESLSELEEDEGGRGERFGDVLRRNFSVSSAASHRKESLQSAVKKAFSMRRSSSVSERYCRIHDQCVALSSPFEDDDDDDDEVMDKSSEQTRSVKKKKKQGRTAYKLAKT, encoded by the exons ATGTATGGGTATTCAAAGATCAAACTTATCCGCTCCACCAAATCAAGATCCCTGGATTTTGAAGATCTCCTATCCCTGCCCACAATCCCAAAACCCACTGGGGATCAAACTATCCCAAACACCACTTCCTTCACACTCGAAGAAACCAAACAGATCAAAACCACGGATTATGCCAAAAACACCAATACCCATGAATCGCTTTCCGAGCTAGAAGAAGATGAGGGTGGGAGAGGAGAAAGGTTTGGGGATGTTTTGAGGAGGAACTTTTCAGTTTCTTCAGCAGCCTCCCACAGGAAAGAAAGTCTGCAGTCTGCAGTGAAGAAGGCATTCTCAATGAGAAGATCTTCATCAGTTTCTGAGAGGTACTGTAGGATCCATGACCAGTGTGTGGCTCTATCATCCCCttttgaagatgatgatgatgatgatgatgaagtcaTGGACAAGAGCTCAGAGCAGACAAGATctgtgaaaaagaagaagaagcaagggaGGACTG CATACAAATTGGCCAAAACCTGA
- the LOC127802047 gene encoding uncharacterized protein LOC127802047 isoform X1, producing MYGYSKIKLIRSTKSRSLDFEDLLSLPTIPKPTGDQTIPNTTSFTLEETKQIKTTDYAKNTNTHESLSELEEDEGGRGERFGDVLRRNFSVSSAASHRKESLQSAVKKAFSMRRSSSVSERYCRIHDQCVALSSPFEDDDDDDDEVMDKSSEQTRSVKKKKKQGRTVYQEKGMMLMAP from the exons ATGTATGGGTATTCAAAGATCAAACTTATCCGCTCCACCAAATCAAGATCCCTGGATTTTGAAGATCTCCTATCCCTGCCCACAATCCCAAAACCCACTGGGGATCAAACTATCCCAAACACCACTTCCTTCACACTCGAAGAAACCAAACAGATCAAAACCACGGATTATGCCAAAAACACCAATACCCATGAATCGCTTTCCGAGCTAGAAGAAGATGAGGGTGGGAGAGGAGAAAGGTTTGGGGATGTTTTGAGGAGGAACTTTTCAGTTTCTTCAGCAGCCTCCCACAGGAAAGAAAGTCTGCAGTCTGCAGTGAAGAAGGCATTCTCAATGAGAAGATCTTCATCAGTTTCTGAGAGGTACTGTAGGATCCATGACCAGTGTGTGGCTCTATCATCCCCttttgaagatgatgatgatgatgatgatgaagtcaTGGACAAGAGCTCAGAGCAGACAAGATctgtgaaaaagaagaagaagcaagggaGGACTG TGTATCAAGAAAAAGGGATGATGTTAATGGCACCctga
- the LOC127802046 gene encoding coatomer subunit delta-like, whose protein sequence is MVVLAASIISKSGKALVSRQYVDMSRIRIEGLLAAFPKLVGTGKQHTYVETENVRYVYQPIETLYLLLVTNKQSNILEDLETLRLLSKLVPEYSISLEEEGICKTAFELIFAFDEVISLGHKENVTVAQVKQYCEMESHEERLHKLVMQSKINETKDIMKRKASEIDKSKIEKNRGEKGGFMSLQSMGSGRLDTGFGSDMNISSSGTGFGSGSGLGLTTDVESFSSKSKGRPAASATAPPKGLGMQLGKTQRTNQFLESLKAEGEVILEDVRPSAGPTRAVAPPPTDPITLTVEEKLNVTLKRDGGVSNFDIQGTLSLQILNQDDGLIQVQIETGGNPGILFKTHPNINKDLFSNENILGLKDPNRPFPAGQSGDGVGLLKWRMQSVDESIVPLTINCWPSVSGNETYVSIEYEASSMFDLQNVVISVPLPALREAPSVRQIDGEWRYDSRNSILEWSILLIDNSNRSGSMEFVVPPADSSVFFPLSVRFTAASTFSDLKVVNVLPLKGGPSPKFSQRTLLSTENYQVV, encoded by the exons ATG GTTGTTCTTGCTGCTTCTATCATTAGTAAATCTGGCAAAG CACTTGTTTCCAGACAATATGTGGATATGTCTCGCATTAGAATTGAAGGGCTCCTTGCAGCTTTTCCCAAGTTGGTTGGCACAGGAAAACAACATACATATGTTGAGACTGAAAATGTCCGATATGTTTATCAGCCAATAGAGACATTATATTTACTGCTTGTAACAAATAAACAGAGCAACAttcttgaagatttggagacacTAAGACTTCTTTCCAAGCTA GTTCCTGAATATTCTATTTCGCTAGAAGAAGAGGGCATTTGTAAGACAGCATTTGAGCTGATTTTTGCATTTGATGAAGTCATCTCTCTCGGGCACAAGGAAAATGTGACTGTGGCACAGGTTAAGCAGTACTGTGAAATGGAGAGTCATGAGGAGAGGTTGCACAAGTTGGTAATGCAAAGCAAGATCAATGAGACTAAGGATATCATGAAACGCAAAGCCAGTGAGATTGACAAAAGCAAG ATTGAAAAGAATAGAGGTGAAAAAGGAGGGTTCATGTCTTTACAGTCAATGGGTTCTGGTAGACTTGATACTGGTTTTGGGAGCGATATGAACATTTCCAGCAGTGGAACTGGATTTGGCAGCGGTTCTGGGCTTGGATTAACCACTGACGTGGAATCCTTTTCTAGCAAGTCTAAAG GTCGCCCAGCTGCCTCTGCTACTGCACCTCCAAAGGGTCTGGGCATGCAACTTGGTAAAACACAAAGAACAAACCAGTTTTTGGAATCTCTGAAAGCTGAAGGTGAAGTCATTCTTGAGGATGTCCGTCCAAGTGCTGGTCCAACCAGAGCAGTTGCTCCACCACCTACGGATCCAATCACATTGACTGTTGAAGAGAAGCTCAACGTGACACTCAAGCGAGATGGTGGTGTCAGTAACTTCGATATTCAGGGAACCTTATCTCTTCAAATTCTTAACCAGGATGACGGTCTCATCCAAGTTCAg ATCGAGACAGGGGGAAATCCAGGCATTCTCTTCAAGACACACCCAAACATTAACaaagatttattttctaatgaaaatattttgggcCTCAAAGATCCTAACAGGCCATTTCCTGCTGGTCAATCTGGCGATGGTGTTGGTCTCTTGAAGTGGAGAATGCAGAGTGTAGATGAGTCAATTGTGCCCTTAACAA TCAACTGCTGGCCTTCAGTCTCTGGAAATGAAACTTATGTCAGTATCGAGTACGAAGCTTCTTCAATGTTTGATTTGCAGAATGTTGTGATCTCAGTTCCTCTTCCAGCTCTTAGAGAGGCACCTAGTGTAAGGCAGATAGATGGTGAATGGAG GTATGACTCCAGAAATTCCATTTTAGAGTGGTCCATACTTCTTATCGATAACTCAAACCGAAG TGGATCTATGGAGTTTGTTGTCCCTCCAGCAGATTCATCAGTGTTTTTTCCCCTCTCTGTTCGTTTTACTGCAGCAAGCACATTCAGTGACCTAAAg GTCGTTAACGTCTTGCCACTGAAAGGCGGGCCATCTCCAAAGTTTTCCCAGAGGACGCTTCTATCCACGGAGAACTACCAAGTGGTGTGA
- the LOC127801218 gene encoding MACPF domain-containing protein At4g24290: protein MALKVSPSEAANIAIQSIGRGYDISLDLRLKCCKGDSRLIEIDEDHGREIILPGSISIPNVSKSIRCDKGERTRFRSDVLSFQQMSEQFNQEISLTGKIPSGLFNSMFEFSGCWQKDATHTKTLAFDGVFITLYTVALEKSQMMLCDRVKKAVPPSWEPAALSRFIENFGTHIIVGVKMGGKDVIYMKQQHSSALQPADVQKRLKKMADKRFLDANEQFNMDSGRVYQSDKYEIREQRLRFVDMSPSSSCSRKEDIVSICKRRGGSDNRNLSHNEWLQTVQLEPDVISMSFIPITSLLNGVSGSGFLSHAINLYLRYKPPIEELHQFLEFQLPRQWAPVFSELPLAPQRKQQTTASLQFSFMGPKLYVNTTPVDVGKRPVTGLRLYLEGKRSNRLAIHLQHLSSLPNIIKLVDDPNGNFRRESYDRKYYEKVQWKNFSHVCTAPVESDEDLSIVTGAQLQVGDYGLRKVLFLRLRFSTVVGAVLVKHPEWAGSPGLTRKSGLISTLISHHFTTTFVKPPPHPAEVNINSAVYPGGPPVPVQAPKLLKFVDTTEMTRGPQETPGYWVVTGASLLVEKGKISLRVKYSLLTVIVPDDEVPEEQ, encoded by the exons ATGGCGCTCAAGGTTTCACCTTCTGAAGCTGCTAATATAGCAATTCAGTCAATTGGGCGTGGATATGACATTTCATTAGATCTGAGGCTGAAGTGCTGCAAGGGGGATTCGCGCTTGATTGAAATTGATGAGGATCACGGGAGGGAGATTATTCTTCCAGGTTCGATTTCAATCCCAAACGTGTCAAAATCAATAAGATGTGATAAAGGTGAACGAACAAGGTTTCGGTCCGATGTTCTTTCATTCCAGCAG ATGTCAGAACAATTCAACCAGGAAATATCTTTGACTGGGAAAATTCCATCAGGCCTCTTCAACTCCATGTTTGAATTCTCAGGTTGTTGGCAGAAAGATGCAACTCACACTAAAACCCTTGCTTTTGACGGAGTGTTCATCACTCTTTACACAGTTGCACTAGAAAAATCTCAGATGATGCTGTGTGATCGTGTAAAGAAAGCTGTTCCACCATCGTGGGAACCTGCTGCATTGTCAAG GTtcattgaaaattttgggacTCATATTATTGTTGGTGTGAAAATGGGAGGGAAGGATgtaatttatatgaagcaacAGCATTCATCAGCACTTCAACCTGCTGATGTGCAGAAAAGGTTAAAGAAGATGGCAGACAAGAGATTTTTAGATGCAAATGAACAATTTAACATGGATTCTGGACGGGTTTATCAGAGCGACAAg TATGAAATCAGGGAGCAGAGGTTGAGGTTTGTGGATATGAGCCCATCAAGTTCTTGTTCACGCAAGGAG GATATTGTGAGCATTTGTAAGAGGAGAGGTGGAAGTGATAATAGAAATCTATCACACAATGAGTGGTTGCAGACAGTACAACTCGAACCTGATGTGATCTCAATGTCCTTTATCCCAATAACCTCTCTGTTGAATGGTGTCTCTGGCAGTGGGTTTTTGAGCCACGCCATAAACCTTTATTTACGCT ATAAGCCACCAATTGAAGAACTGCATCAATTTTTGGAATTTCAACTGCCACGGCAATGGGCACCGGTGTTTAGTGAACTTCCGCTTGCTCCTCAGCGGAAGCAACAAACTACAGCATCATTGCAGTTCAGCTTCATGGGTCCCAAGCTTTACGTGAATACCACACCA GTTGATGTGGGTAAAAGGCCTGTGACTGGCCTTCGGCTGTACCTAGAAGGGAAAAGAAGCAATCGCTTAGCCATACACTTGCAGCATCTCTCCTCCCTACCAAACATAATCAAGCTTGTAGATGATCCAAATGGAAACTTCCGCAGGGAGTCCTATGATCGTAAATACTATGAGAAAGTTCAATGGAAGAACTTCTCACATGTCTGCACTGCACCAGTTGAGTCTGATGAGGATCTTTCCATAGTAACTGGAGCTCAATTACAGGTAGGGGATTATGGCCTCAGAAAAGTTCTTTTCTTGCGACTTCGCTTCTCAACTGTTGTGGGAGCTGTGTTGGTGAAGCACCCAGAATGGGCTGGGTCACCAGGTTTGACTCGTAAGTCGGGACTTATATCAACCCTAATTAGTCATCATTTCACGACAACATTTGTGAAGCCACCTCCACACCCTGCTGAAGTGAACATTAACTCTGCCGTTTACCCTGGGGGCCCTCCGGTTCCTGTACAAGCACCAAAACTACTGAAGTTTGTCGACACCACAGAAATGACGAGAGGACCACAGGAAACACCTGGCTATTGGGTCGTTACCGGTGCCAGCCTCCTTGTTGAGAAGGGAAAGATCTCCCTCCGGGTTAAATATTCTCTTTTGACCGTAATTGTACCTGATGATGAAGTCCCAGAAGAGCAGTAA
- the LOC127801220 gene encoding uncharacterized protein LOC127801220 — MDEFGSERSKTWNIYTSSDPSPSHTVVDREGPWKSYGSSMNAISFGFVATAILISMFLIMAIFEHLFRPTSFSSSQDSTSRSLETCTAEKLRNQQSASTMQASDFSVVMPGQHCPTFIAQPAPLLPCPREGVHWPPHEHDSTLP, encoded by the exons ATGGATGAGTTTGGCTCAGAGAGATCAAAGACATGGAACATCTATACCAGTTCAGACCCTAGCCCTTCCCATACTGTTGTCGATAGAGAAGGTCCATGGAAGAGCTATGGCTCATCCATGAATGCCATTTCATTTGGCTTTGTTGCCACAGCAATCTTAATATCAATGTTTCTCATAATGGCCATATTTGAGCATTTGTTCAGGCCAACTTCTTTCTCTTCCAGTCAAGACAGCACCAGCAGGTCCCTGGAAACATGTACAGCTGAAAAACTTAGGAACCAGCAATCA GCGTCGACAATGCAGGCATCAGATTTCTCAGTGGTGATGCCAGGGCAACACTGTCCTACCTTCATAGCCCAGCCTGCTCCTCTTCTTCCCTGTCCAAGGGAAGGTGTCCACTGGCCCCCCCATGAACATGATTCCACCTTGCCTTAG
- the LOC127801219 gene encoding 60S ribosomal protein L3-2, with amino-acid sequence MSHRKFEHPRHGSLGFLPRKRASRHRGKVKSFPKDDPSKPCRLTAFLGYKAGMTHIVRDVEKPGSKLHKKETCEAVTIIETPPIVVVGVVGYIKTPRGLRGLSTVWAQHLNEEVKRRFYKNWCKSKKKAFTKYTKKYESEEGKKDIKVQLEKIKKYCSVIRVLAHTQIRKMKGLKQKKAHLMEIQVNGGDIAKKVDFAYSFFEKQVPVDAVFQKDEMIDIIGVTKGKGYEGVVTRWGVTRLPRKTHRGLRKVACIGAWHPARVSFTVARAGQNGYHHRTEMNKKIYKLGKSGDEAHSAITEFDRTEKDITPMGGFPHYGVVKDDYLMIKGCCVGPKKRVVTLRQTLLKQTSRVAMEEIKLKFIDTSSKFGHGRFQTTQEKAKFYGRLKA; translated from the exons TGAAGTCCTTCCCTAAAGATGACCCATCAAAACCCTGCAGATTGACTGCTTTCCTTGGATACAAGGCTGGCATGACACATATTGTTAGAGATGTTGAGAAGCCGGGATCAA AACTCCACAAAAAAGAAACTTGTGAAGCAGTGACAATTATTGAAACGCCTCCAATTGTAGTAGTTGGTGTTGTTGGTTATATTAAAACACCCCGTGGCTTGCGGGGTCTAAGCACTGTTTGGGCTCAGCATCTTAATGAGGAAGTGAAAAGAAGATTCTACAAGAATTGGTGCAAATCTAAGAAGAAGGCTTTcacaaaatatacaaagaaGTATGAATCTGAAGAGGGCAAAAAGGACATTAAAGTGCAGTTGGAAAAAATTAAGAAGTACTGTTCCGTGATTCGTGTTTTGGCTCATACCCAG ATTCGGAAGATGAAAGGCCTTAAGCAGAAGAAGGCCCACCTGATGGAGATTCAGGTTAATGGTGGAGATATTGCTAAGAAGGTTGATTTTGCGTATAGCTTTTTTGAAAAGCAGGTTCCTGTGGATGCAGTGTTCCAGAAAGATGAGATGATTGACATTATTGGGGTTACCAAGGGTAAGGGCTACGAGGGGGTTGTTACCAGGTGGGGTGTAACCCGGCTGCCTCGTAAGACCCATCGTGGGCTTCGCAAGGTAGCCTGTATTGGTGCCTGGCATCCTGCAAGGGTATCATTTACCGTTGCCAGGGCTGGGCAAAATGGGTACCATCATCGCACGGAGATGAACAAGAAGATTTACAAGCTGGGGAAGTCTGGTGACGAGGCTCACTCTGCCATCACGGAGTTTGACAG AACTGAGAAGGACATAACACCAATGGGGGGATTTCCACATTATGGTGTGGTGAAAGATGATTACCTGATGATAAAAGGATGCTGCGTAGGCCCAAAGAAGCGGGTGGTCACCTTGAGGCAGACATTGCTGAAACAGACATCGAGGGTtgcaatggaggaaattaaaCTCAAGTTCATCGATACATCTTCCAAGTTTGGCCATGGCCGCTTCCAGACGACACAGGAGAAGGCCAAGTTCTATGGGCGGCTCAAAGCCTGA